One window of the Pelobates fuscus isolate aPelFus1 chromosome 12, aPelFus1.pri, whole genome shotgun sequence genome contains the following:
- the HARBI1 gene encoding putative nuclease HARBI1 isoform X1: MAISITILDCDLLLYGRGHRILDRCRLDDVTDEYLVSTYGFPRSFIDYLVELLGSSLSRPTQRSRAISPETQIMAALGFYTSGSFQTRMGDTIGISQASMSRCVTNVTEALVERVSQFIHFPREEGSIQRLKDGFYSLAGVPGVLGIVDCMHVTIKAPNAEDMSYVNQRGLHSLNCLFACDTQGVLLWAETHKPGSIQDNTLLNQSELCCLFETELHKEGWLLADHAFLLRPWLMTPVQIPGSSSEYRYNMAHSATHTVMERTQRALRLRFRCLDGSKATLQYSPEKASQIILACCILHNIALQHGLDIWTDSGGPGLEQEEECVHMEPVDSEAYRMRQEIILTF, encoded by the exons ATGGCCATCTCTATTACAATTCTGGACTGTGATCTCCTCCTGTATGGCCGTGGACATCGCATACTTGACCGATGTAGGCTGGATGATGTTACAGATGAATACCTGGTCTCCACATATGGCTTTCCACGATCCTTCATTGACTACCTTGTTGAACTGTTGGGAAGTAGTCTATCCCGGCCCACCCAGCGTTCGCGGGCTATAAGCCCAGAAACCCAGATCATGGCAGCACTTGGATTCTACACCTCTGGGTCCTTCCAGACACGTATGGGAGATACAATTGGAATCAGCCAAGCTTCCATGAGTCGTTGTGTTACCAATGTCACAGAGGCTTTGGTGGAGAGGGTGTCCCAGTTCATCCACTTTCCACGGGAGGAAGGGTCCATACAACGGCTGAAGGATGGGTTTTACAGTCTGGCTGGGGTGCCTGGAGTTCTGGGAATAGTAGACTGTATGCATGTGACAATAAAAGCCCCAAATGCCGAAGACATGTCATATGTGAATCAACGAGGCCTGCACTCTTTAAATTGTCTTTTTGCATGTGATACCCAGGGAGTACTGCTGTGGGCTGAAACCCACAAGCCGGGTAGCATACAAGACAACACGTTGCTTAATCAGTCTGAGCTATGTTGCTTGTTTGAGACTGAGCTGCACAAAGAAGGATGGCTTCTAG CAGATCATGCATTTCTCCTCCGGCCGTGGCTGATGACCCCAGTGCAAATTCCTGGAAGTTCCTCTGAGTATCGCTACAACATGGCGCATTCGGCCACGCACACTGTTATGGAACGTACTCAACGCGCCCTTCGATTACGCTTTCGCTGCTTGGATGGTTCTAAAGCCACACTGCAGTACTCGCCAGAAAAGGCTTCACAGATTATCCTTGCATGCTGCATCCTACACAACATCGCTCTGCAGCATGGTCTAGACATCTGGACTGATTCTGGAGGGCCTGGACTGGAGCAAGAAGAGGAATGTGTTCACATGGAGCCTGTGGATTCGGAAGCTTACCGTATGCGCCAAGAAATTATCCTCACATTTTAG
- the HARBI1 gene encoding putative nuclease HARBI1 isoform X2 has translation MAISITILDCDLLLYGRGHRILDRCRLDDVTDEYLVSTYGFPRSFIDYLVELLGSSLSRPTQRSRAISPETQIMAALGFYTSGSFQTRMGDTIGISQASMSRCVTNVTEALVERVSQFIHFPREEGSIQRLKDGFYSLAGVPGVLGIVDCMHVTIKAPNAEDMSYVNQRGLHSLNCLFACDTQGVLLWAETHKPGSIQDNTLLNQSELCCLFETELHKEGWLLDHAFLLRPWLMTPVQIPGSSSEYRYNMAHSATHTVMERTQRALRLRFRCLDGSKATLQYSPEKASQIILACCILHNIALQHGLDIWTDSGGPGLEQEEECVHMEPVDSEAYRMRQEIILTF, from the exons ATGGCCATCTCTATTACAATTCTGGACTGTGATCTCCTCCTGTATGGCCGTGGACATCGCATACTTGACCGATGTAGGCTGGATGATGTTACAGATGAATACCTGGTCTCCACATATGGCTTTCCACGATCCTTCATTGACTACCTTGTTGAACTGTTGGGAAGTAGTCTATCCCGGCCCACCCAGCGTTCGCGGGCTATAAGCCCAGAAACCCAGATCATGGCAGCACTTGGATTCTACACCTCTGGGTCCTTCCAGACACGTATGGGAGATACAATTGGAATCAGCCAAGCTTCCATGAGTCGTTGTGTTACCAATGTCACAGAGGCTTTGGTGGAGAGGGTGTCCCAGTTCATCCACTTTCCACGGGAGGAAGGGTCCATACAACGGCTGAAGGATGGGTTTTACAGTCTGGCTGGGGTGCCTGGAGTTCTGGGAATAGTAGACTGTATGCATGTGACAATAAAAGCCCCAAATGCCGAAGACATGTCATATGTGAATCAACGAGGCCTGCACTCTTTAAATTGTCTTTTTGCATGTGATACCCAGGGAGTACTGCTGTGGGCTGAAACCCACAAGCCGGGTAGCATACAAGACAACACGTTGCTTAATCAGTCTGAGCTATGTTGCTTGTTTGAGACTGAGCTGCACAAAGAAGGATGGCTTCTAG ATCATGCATTTCTCCTCCGGCCGTGGCTGATGACCCCAGTGCAAATTCCTGGAAGTTCCTCTGAGTATCGCTACAACATGGCGCATTCGGCCACGCACACTGTTATGGAACGTACTCAACGCGCCCTTCGATTACGCTTTCGCTGCTTGGATGGTTCTAAAGCCACACTGCAGTACTCGCCAGAAAAGGCTTCACAGATTATCCTTGCATGCTGCATCCTACACAACATCGCTCTGCAGCATGGTCTAGACATCTGGACTGATTCTGGAGGGCCTGGACTGGAGCAAGAAGAGGAATGTGTTCACATGGAGCCTGTGGATTCGGAAGCTTACCGTATGCGCCAAGAAATTATCCTCACATTTTAG